In Desulfuromonas sp. KJ2020, a single window of DNA contains:
- a CDS encoding lipoprotein-releasing ABC transporter permease subunit, with the protein MGYEWFVSLRYLRAKRKQTFISVISFISIAGVTLGVAALIVVLAVMTGFHDGVRQQILGNVPHVLIQSHGKEIRDYGQVTEKALSVSPHVVSAAPFVSKEAMLLARGNVAAVNVKGIEPGNKIFVQKFLTVDDQDVEDLLFHDDRLIPGIVIGLDTATSLGVAVGDRLNVIPPMFTITPFGMIPKMKPFEIVGIFRHRGGFMDTYFAYVSLGQAQTFFDLPESASGIEVEVDSFDNARLVASELRQDFTYPYMVRSWEELFGSFLSALKLEKLGLFIVLGIIVLVAAFNIATTLIMVVMEKHKDIAVLRAMGATSRSIMKIFVLEGLIVGTVGTALGTVLGLFLAKNADPIIKWCEQVFKVKIFDQSVYGMDRFPSVVHSADVTAVVLVAMTISLLAAIYPAWRAARMDPAEALRYE; encoded by the coding sequence ATGGGCTACGAATGGTTTGTCAGTCTGCGTTATCTGCGGGCGAAGCGCAAACAGACCTTCATATCGGTAATTTCCTTTATCTCCATCGCCGGGGTTACGCTGGGCGTGGCGGCACTTATTGTCGTGCTGGCGGTTATGACCGGTTTCCACGACGGGGTCCGCCAGCAGATCCTGGGCAATGTTCCCCATGTGCTCATCCAGTCGCATGGTAAGGAGATTCGGGATTACGGCCAGGTCACCGAAAAAGCTCTTTCGGTCTCTCCTCACGTGGTCAGCGCGGCGCCCTTCGTGTCGAAGGAGGCCATGCTGCTGGCCCGCGGCAACGTCGCGGCCGTCAATGTCAAGGGAATCGAACCGGGCAACAAGATTTTCGTGCAGAAATTTCTCACGGTCGATGACCAGGATGTGGAAGATCTCCTCTTCCACGACGACCGCCTCATTCCCGGTATCGTCATTGGCCTCGACACCGCCACTTCCCTGGGGGTGGCCGTCGGTGATCGCCTCAACGTCATCCCGCCCATGTTTACCATCACGCCCTTCGGCATGATCCCCAAGATGAAGCCCTTTGAGATCGTCGGCATTTTCCGGCATCGCGGTGGCTTCATGGATACCTACTTCGCCTACGTCTCCCTTGGCCAGGCCCAGACCTTCTTCGATTTGCCGGAAAGTGCGAGCGGCATTGAAGTTGAGGTTGACAGTTTCGATAACGCCCGCCTGGTGGCCTCGGAGCTGCGCCAGGATTTTACCTATCCCTACATGGTGCGTTCCTGGGAGGAGCTGTTCGGCTCCTTTCTCTCGGCTCTAAAGCTGGAAAAACTAGGCCTTTTCATCGTGCTGGGAATCATCGTGCTGGTCGCGGCTTTCAATATCGCCACCACCCTGATTATGGTGGTGATGGAAAAGCATAAGGATATCGCGGTCCTGCGAGCCATGGGCGCCACCTCCCGCAGCATCATGAAGATCTTTGTCTTAGAAGGCCTCATCGTCGGGACTGTGGGCACCGCCCTGGGGACAGTGCTGGGGCTCTTTCTGGCCAAAAACGCCGATCCGATCATCAAATGGTGCGAACAGGTCTTTAAGGTGAAGATTTTCGATCAGTCGGTCTACGGCATGGACCGATTCCCATCTGTGGTCCATTCCGCCGATGTGACGGCTGTGGTCCTGGTGGCCATGACCATTTCGCTGCTGGCCGCTATTTATCCCGCCTGGCGGGCGGCCAGGATGGATCCGGCGGAGGCTCTGCGCTATGAATGA
- a CDS encoding ABC transporter ATP-binding protein codes for MNDLRSNVLIQVDGLQKSFQTASGRVDVLRGIDLRIHRGERVAIVGSSGAGKTTFMHILGGLDQPTAGRVAVEGRDVFSLKGGDLDAFRNQTAGFVFQFHQLLPEFTALENVMMPALIARRSKAEARTLAAGLLEEVGLSHRLTHKPGQLSGGEQQRVAIARALVMGPRLLLADEPTGNLDSGTSDEIYRLLNHLHQTRGLTMIIVTHSEPLASRLDRVVCMEDGRIRE; via the coding sequence ATGAATGATCTGCGTTCGAACGTATTGATCCAGGTCGACGGCCTGCAGAAATCGTTTCAGACCGCCAGTGGCCGGGTGGATGTTCTGCGCGGCATCGACCTGAGGATCCATCGGGGCGAAAGGGTGGCTATCGTCGGTTCCTCGGGAGCGGGCAAGACCACTTTCATGCATATTCTCGGCGGTCTCGACCAGCCGACGGCCGGACGCGTCGCTGTTGAAGGGCGCGACGTCTTTTCTCTCAAGGGCGGCGATCTCGATGCGTTCCGCAATCAGACGGCGGGATTCGTCTTTCAGTTCCACCAGCTGCTTCCCGAATTCACCGCCCTGGAAAATGTCATGATGCCGGCGCTTATCGCCCGTCGATCCAAGGCTGAAGCCAGAACCCTGGCGGCGGGGCTGCTGGAAGAGGTCGGCCTGTCTCATCGGCTGACGCACAAGCCGGGGCAGCTGTCGGGAGGGGAGCAGCAGCGGGTGGCCATTGCCCGGGCGCTGGTCATGGGCCCCCGTCTTCTACTGGCGGATGAGCCTACCGGTAATCTCGACAGTGGCACCAGTGATGAAATTTACCGGCTTCTCAATCATCTACACCAGACCAGAGGATTGACCATGATTATTGTCACCCATAGCGAGCCCCTGGCCTCGCGTCTTGACCGCGTGGTCTGCATGGAAGACGGCCGCATACGGGAATAG
- the bamA gene encoding outer membrane protein assembly factor BamA has protein sequence MTRRALIGLVLLFLLPMGAWAEDYQVDQVNVSGNQRVQLSTITAVLSARAGDTVAAETIDRDVKAIFKLGHFSDITAELDQEGDRQVLSYRVVERPLVRRIVFSGNKKLKEEKLRPLVTFRSASIFHPKTLEQSVEAIRNAYIEEGYHGVRIEPRVETGERNEATVHFEITEGQKVLVRQIQLQGNTVFTDKELKKAIQTKEKWWLSWLTDRGTYREEVLQIDLEIIADQYYNKGYVQVKVMQPQITFSGDKEYMDVLIEIEEGEQYRVGEISLQGDLLREKGELFSLFKLKQGDIFSREILRGDVTVLNDLYANQGYAYVNVSPVTRLDHEERLVNILYDIEQGIQVTIDRIRITGNTRTRDKIIRRQMHLLEGDLYNASLIKSSRSKVNNLGFFEEVNVSTSKGKDEAHLDVDVEVKEKPTGTFSIGGGYSSVDGFIAQGSVSQENFLGRALRMNLSASLGGTTTTYQFGLLDPYFLDTDFALGGDVYNTDREYTDFSKKTTGGDIKLGIPLTENTRLFFVYRYEEKEIYDIDPLASIYWQEQAGRSTLSSLFSSFSLNTTDYRPDPTRGHLGEISWEIAGLGGTEYFSKYIADHRVFFPWKWGSVFSLHGQVGYVHKLRSTEEIPIDEKFFLGGINTLRGFATREVGPQDENGDFIGGEKEAFFNAEYTFPLIRDLGFKGLLFFDIGNAWSKDEEYFSSMRYSAGWGIRWNSPMGPLRLEWGYNLDPKEDEDRSRFEFSIGRFF, from the coding sequence ATGACCAGAAGAGCGCTGATCGGACTTGTCCTGTTGTTTCTGTTGCCGATGGGGGCCTGGGCTGAGGATTACCAGGTTGACCAGGTCAACGTCAGCGGAAACCAGCGGGTGCAGCTCTCGACGATCACGGCCGTTCTCTCGGCCCGGGCCGGTGACACCGTTGCTGCCGAGACGATCGACCGGGACGTCAAGGCCATTTTCAAGCTGGGGCATTTCTCCGACATTACCGCGGAACTGGATCAGGAAGGGGATCGCCAGGTTCTTTCCTACCGGGTGGTCGAACGCCCCTTGGTTCGGCGCATCGTTTTTTCAGGGAACAAGAAGCTCAAAGAAGAAAAACTGCGTCCCCTGGTCACCTTTCGCTCCGCCAGCATCTTCCATCCCAAAACTCTGGAGCAAAGCGTCGAAGCCATTCGCAATGCCTACATTGAAGAGGGCTATCACGGCGTGCGCATCGAGCCCCGGGTAGAAACGGGTGAGCGCAATGAGGCCACGGTCCACTTCGAGATTACCGAAGGGCAGAAAGTTCTGGTTCGTCAAATCCAGTTGCAGGGGAACACCGTCTTTACCGACAAGGAGCTCAAGAAAGCCATCCAGACCAAAGAGAAATGGTGGCTTTCCTGGCTGACCGATCGGGGGACCTACCGCGAAGAAGTTCTGCAGATCGACCTGGAAATCATCGCCGATCAGTACTACAACAAGGGCTATGTCCAGGTGAAGGTCATGCAGCCCCAGATCACCTTCAGCGGCGACAAAGAGTACATGGACGTGCTGATCGAGATCGAGGAGGGCGAACAGTACCGGGTGGGCGAGATCAGCCTGCAGGGGGATCTCCTTCGCGAAAAAGGGGAACTTTTTTCTCTGTTCAAGCTCAAGCAGGGTGATATCTTCAGTCGCGAAATCCTGCGTGGCGACGTGACGGTGCTCAACGATCTGTACGCCAATCAGGGCTATGCCTACGTGAATGTCTCGCCCGTCACCCGACTTGATCATGAGGAGCGCCTGGTCAATATTCTCTATGATATCGAGCAGGGGATTCAGGTCACCATCGACCGCATCCGCATCACGGGCAATACCCGGACGCGGGACAAGATCATCCGGCGACAGATGCATCTGCTTGAAGGCGATCTGTACAACGCCAGCCTGATCAAGTCGAGCCGCAGCAAGGTCAACAACCTCGGGTTTTTCGAAGAGGTGAATGTCTCTACCAGTAAAGGCAAGGATGAGGCTCATCTCGATGTGGACGTGGAGGTCAAGGAGAAGCCGACGGGCACCTTCAGTATCGGTGGCGGCTACTCGTCCGTAGATGGTTTTATCGCCCAGGGCTCTGTTTCTCAGGAGAACTTTTTGGGACGGGCGCTGCGCATGAACCTCTCCGCTTCGCTGGGGGGCACGACGACCACCTATCAGTTCGGCCTCCTCGACCCCTATTTTCTTGACACGGATTTTGCTTTGGGTGGAGATGTTTATAACACCGACCGTGAATATACCGATTTCTCCAAAAAAACGACCGGGGGAGATATCAAACTCGGCATCCCACTGACCGAAAACACCCGCCTCTTTTTCGTCTATCGTTACGAAGAGAAAGAAATATACGATATCGACCCCCTTGCCAGCATCTACTGGCAGGAGCAGGCCGGCCGCTCCACCCTGTCGTCCCTCTTTTCCTCCTTTTCCCTCAATACGACGGACTACCGTCCCGATCCGACCCGCGGTCACCTCGGGGAGATTTCCTGGGAAATTGCCGGCCTGGGGGGAACGGAATATTTCAGTAAATACATCGCCGACCACCGGGTCTTCTTCCCCTGGAAATGGGGTTCCGTCTTCTCGCTCCACGGCCAGGTCGGCTATGTCCACAAGCTGCGCAGCACCGAAGAGATCCCCATCGACGAAAAGTTCTTTCTGGGCGGCATCAATACCCTGCGGGGTTTCGCGACGCGGGAAGTCGGTCCCCAGGACGAAAACGGTGACTTTATCGGCGGCGAAAAAGAGGCGTTCTTTAACGCCGAATACACCTTTCCCCTCATCCGGGACCTCGGCTTTAAGGGGCTGCTCTTTTTTGATATCGGCAACGCCTGGAGCAAGGATGAAGAGTATTTCTCCAGCATGCGCTACAGCGCCGGCTGGGGTATTCGCTGGAACAGCCCTATGGGGCCTTTGCGGCTCGAATGGGGATACAATCTGGATCCGAAAGAGGATGAGGATCGCTCACGGTTTGAGTTTTCCATTGGTCGGTTTTTCTAA
- a CDS encoding OmpH family outer membrane protein: protein MKRLLVPLLLVFALLAAPAFAEVKVGYVDLQKALNLSESGKAAKEKIAASVKNYEGTIQIRQEEIKKLKDELEKQSMALSADARSAKERDYQQKLKEFQRFTKDIQEELQQKDADFTRQIIEDLLKIVQEIGASEGMSMVFEKSESSVLYADKSADLTDKVIERYNAQFKKQGGK, encoded by the coding sequence ATGAAAAGATTGCTCGTACCCCTTCTGTTGGTTTTTGCTCTGCTCGCCGCCCCCGCCTTTGCCGAGGTCAAAGTCGGCTATGTCGATCTGCAGAAAGCCCTGAATCTCTCCGAGTCCGGCAAGGCCGCCAAGGAAAAAATTGCCGCCTCGGTGAAAAACTATGAAGGGACGATCCAGATCCGCCAGGAAGAGATCAAGAAGCTCAAGGACGAACTGGAAAAACAGTCCATGGCCTTAAGTGCCGATGCTCGTTCCGCCAAGGAGCGTGACTATCAGCAGAAACTCAAGGAGTTCCAGCGTTTCACCAAAGACATCCAGGAAGAACTGCAGCAGAAGGACGCCGACTTCACCCGTCAGATCATCGAAGATCTGCTCAAGATCGTGCAGGAGATCGGCGCCAGCGAAGGGATGTCCATGGTTTTTGAGAAATCGGAAAGCTCGGTCCTTTACGCCGATAAATCGGCGGATCTGACCGACAAGGTCATTGAGCGCTACAACGCCCAGTTCAAAAAGCAGGGCGGCAAGTAA
- the lpxD gene encoding UDP-3-O-(3-hydroxymyristoyl)glucosamine N-acyltransferase, with the protein MATTATLRELADLVGGSVLGDESIRIGQVAPIDAAREGDITFLANPKYAAKAKGTRASAVIVAPGVEVPGLNLLVVKNPYLAFAKILTHLKVVRPEPKGVMEGAWIHPSAILEEDVTVYPGCTIGEGVRVGRGTILYPRVTLYDRVQVGEECVLHAGAIVREECRLGNRVILQPAAVIGSDGFGFAPDGPRYFKIPQVGIVVVEDDVEIGACSCIDRAAMGETRIRRGVKLDNMVQIGHNVTVGEDTVMAAQVGIAGSTVIGNHCTFGGQAGTAGHLRIGDNVMIGGRGGITSHTEGNQVLSGAPAIPHKDWLKASMSFAKLPEMRRELSRLKNQVEALEKLLKEK; encoded by the coding sequence ATGGCGACGACGGCAACTCTTCGAGAGCTTGCCGATCTGGTTGGAGGCTCTGTCCTCGGGGATGAATCGATCCGGATCGGCCAGGTCGCGCCCATCGACGCCGCCCGTGAGGGCGATATCACGTTTCTCGCCAATCCCAAATACGCCGCCAAGGCCAAGGGAACCCGCGCCTCCGCGGTCATTGTGGCTCCTGGCGTCGAGGTCCCGGGACTCAATCTGCTAGTGGTCAAGAACCCCTATCTGGCCTTCGCCAAGATCCTGACCCATCTGAAGGTGGTTCGGCCGGAGCCCAAAGGGGTGATGGAAGGAGCCTGGATTCATCCGTCCGCAATCCTTGAGGAGGATGTAACCGTTTATCCCGGCTGCACCATCGGTGAAGGAGTCAGGGTCGGTCGTGGCACGATCCTTTATCCCCGCGTCACGCTCTATGACCGCGTTCAGGTTGGCGAGGAGTGTGTCCTGCATGCCGGGGCGATTGTGCGGGAAGAATGCCGTTTGGGCAATCGGGTTATCCTGCAGCCTGCCGCCGTTATTGGTTCCGATGGTTTCGGCTTTGCCCCCGACGGACCGCGATATTTCAAAATTCCCCAGGTCGGCATCGTTGTCGTGGAAGATGACGTGGAAATCGGCGCCTGCAGCTGTATTGATCGCGCTGCTATGGGAGAGACCCGCATCCGCCGTGGTGTCAAACTCGACAATATGGTGCAGATCGGCCACAACGTCACCGTCGGTGAAGATACGGTGATGGCGGCCCAGGTGGGTATCGCCGGCAGTACGGTTATCGGCAATCACTGTACTTTCGGCGGACAGGCCGGTACGGCCGGCCACCTGCGGATTGGCGACAATGTCATGATTGGCGGGCGCGGAGGGATCACCAGCCACACCGAAGGAAATCAGGTGCTTTCAGGGGCGCCGGCCATTCCCCATAAGGACTGGCTCAAAGCGTCCATGAGTTTCGCCAAATTGCCCGAAATGCGTCGTGAGCTGAGCCGACTTAAAAATCAGGTGGAAGCTCTTGAAAAGCTCTTAAAGGAGAAATAG
- the fabZ gene encoding 3-hydroxyacyl-ACP dehydratase FabZ codes for METMVLTTQEIMKLLPHRYPFLLVDRIVELEEGKKAVGIKNVTINEPFFQGHFPGHPIMPGVLIIEAMAQVGGLYAMVVNKIGDDKVTYFAGIDNARFRKPVVPGDVLRIELEMINCKRGLYCFSGKAYVEDVLVAEAELKATFAPRQEA; via the coding sequence ATAGAGACCATGGTTCTCACAACTCAGGAAATCATGAAGCTCCTTCCCCATCGCTACCCGTTCTTGCTGGTCGATCGCATTGTGGAGCTGGAGGAAGGCAAAAAGGCTGTCGGCATCAAGAATGTCACCATAAACGAGCCCTTTTTTCAGGGGCATTTCCCGGGGCATCCTATTATGCCGGGCGTGCTCATTATCGAGGCGATGGCTCAAGTGGGTGGTCTTTATGCCATGGTGGTCAACAAGATCGGCGACGACAAGGTGACCTACTTCGCCGGCATCGACAACGCCCGTTTCCGCAAACCGGTCGTTCCCGGTGACGTGTTGCGTATTGAACTGGAGATGATCAATTGCAAGCGCGGGCTTTACTGCTTTTCCGGTAAGGCCTACGTCGAGGATGTTCTGGTCGCTGAAGCTGAATTGAAGGCCACTTTTGCCCCCCGTCAGGAGGCCTGA
- the lpxA gene encoding acyl-ACP--UDP-N-acetylglucosamine O-acyltransferase, whose product MIHSTAIISPGAQLDPTVEVGPYAVIGEYVRIGAGTVIGPHTVIEGWTEIGKNNRIFQFASVGAVPQDLKFHGEKSSLRIGDGNTIREFATLHRGTEDGGGETVVGNQCLLMAYSHVAHDCVVGNQVILANGATLAGHVQVDDHAILGGLSAVHQFTRVGCHVMVSGGSMVAQDIPPYTIAQGDRAKTVGLNLIGLKRRGFSDEAVRGIKQAYKLIFRSGLRMEDALTKIDQDIAKTPELQVFIDFIQNSQRGIAR is encoded by the coding sequence ATGATTCATTCAACTGCCATTATCAGCCCGGGCGCCCAGCTGGATCCTACTGTTGAGGTCGGGCCTTACGCCGTCATCGGCGAATATGTCCGCATCGGTGCCGGCACTGTTATCGGCCCCCACACCGTCATCGAAGGATGGACGGAAATCGGTAAAAACAACCGGATTTTTCAGTTCGCTTCCGTGGGAGCTGTCCCCCAGGATCTCAAGTTCCATGGCGAAAAATCTTCTCTGCGTATCGGCGACGGCAATACGATCCGCGAATTTGCCACGCTGCACCGTGGTACCGAGGATGGCGGCGGCGAGACGGTCGTGGGAAATCAATGTCTGCTCATGGCCTATTCCCATGTAGCCCATGACTGCGTTGTCGGCAACCAGGTCATTCTGGCCAACGGCGCGACCCTGGCCGGGCACGTTCAGGTCGATGACCATGCCATTCTGGGTGGACTTTCCGCCGTTCATCAGTTCACCCGGGTCGGCTGCCATGTCATGGTCAGTGGCGGCTCCATGGTGGCTCAGGATATACCACCTTACACCATTGCTCAGGGCGATCGGGCCAAGACCGTCGGCCTTAACCTTATCGGTCTCAAGCGCCGCGGTTTTTCCGATGAAGCCGTTCGCGGCATCAAGCAGGCTTACAAGCTGATCTTCCGTTCCGGTTTGCGCATGGAAGACGCCTTGACGAAGATTGATCAGGATATTGCCAAAACGCCGGAGCTGCAGGTCTTTATCGACTTTATTCAGAACAGCCAGCGCGGCATCGCCCGTTGA
- the lpxB gene encoding lipid-A-disaccharide synthase — MSSQDGKRRALIVTGEASGDLHGANLIRAAAKVDPGLSFFGVGGKRMAEAGCDILIPSEELAVMGAVEVLANIRVIARAMRKLRTVIDAESKPDLVVLIDYPGFNLRLARHAKAADIPVLYYISPKVWAWKKERVKTIARFVDRLALIFPFEEAYFQGLDLEAVYVGNPLMDEVQDLESRELFRNRYGIETAAPVIGLFPGSRRSEIRYNFQTLVQSARLILQDKPSARFLLPVASSLPRALFDELLAEEDLPVTLVENESIYDLAHACDAVACVSGTVTLQTALAGTPMVVVYRMSPVSFAIARLLVKVPYVSLVNIVAGEEVVRELLQEEAKPENIAAELLRILDDSGYNQQIQRGLVAVKEKMGAPGCSIRVAKMASEMSQGKVRS; from the coding sequence TTGAGCAGTCAGGACGGTAAGCGCAGGGCCCTTATTGTAACCGGCGAAGCATCCGGGGATCTGCATGGCGCCAACCTCATCAGGGCGGCCGCCAAGGTGGACCCCGGACTGTCTTTTTTTGGGGTGGGTGGCAAGCGCATGGCCGAAGCCGGCTGTGATATCCTGATCCCCAGTGAAGAGTTAGCGGTCATGGGGGCGGTTGAGGTGTTGGCCAATATTCGGGTCATCGCCAGAGCCATGCGTAAACTGCGTACCGTTATAGATGCAGAGTCCAAGCCAGATCTCGTTGTCCTCATTGACTACCCCGGCTTCAATCTTCGACTGGCCCGGCATGCCAAAGCGGCCGACATACCGGTTCTTTACTACATCAGCCCCAAGGTCTGGGCCTGGAAAAAGGAGAGGGTGAAGACCATCGCCCGTTTTGTTGACAGGCTGGCTCTCATTTTCCCCTTTGAAGAAGCTTATTTTCAGGGGCTTGACCTGGAAGCCGTGTACGTGGGCAATCCCTTGATGGACGAAGTGCAGGATCTGGAGAGCCGGGAACTTTTCCGTAACCGCTACGGCATCGAGACCGCTGCCCCCGTAATCGGCCTTTTCCCCGGCAGCCGCCGCAGCGAAATCCGGTACAATTTCCAGACGCTGGTGCAGAGCGCGCGCCTCATTCTCCAAGACAAGCCCTCGGCCAGATTTCTGCTGCCGGTAGCGTCATCACTTCCCCGGGCGCTGTTTGACGAGCTGCTGGCCGAAGAAGACCTGCCGGTGACCCTGGTCGAGAATGAGAGTATTTACGATTTGGCCCACGCCTGTGACGCCGTGGCCTGCGTATCCGGGACAGTGACTCTGCAGACCGCTCTGGCCGGAACCCCTATGGTGGTGGTCTACCGTATGTCGCCGGTGAGCTTTGCCATTGCCAGGCTGCTGGTCAAGGTTCCCTATGTCAGCCTGGTCAATATCGTGGCTGGCGAGGAGGTCGTCAGGGAACTCCTGCAGGAGGAGGCGAAGCCCGAGAATATTGCTGCCGAGCTTCTGCGCATTCTGGACGACAGCGGCTATAACCAGCAGATCCAGCGCGGTTTGGTCGCGGTCAAAGAAAAGATGGGCGCTCCCGGTTGTTCGATCCGGGTGGCGAAGATGGCGTCGGAAATGAGCCAGGGAAAGGTGCGGTCATGA
- the msbA gene encoding lipid A export permease/ATP-binding protein MsbA, with product MKSKGTQVYLRLLGYTRTCRWRIILSMVASLGVAGSDAAAAKLIQPFIDRLVVAGDVSLVKLVPFFVLGLATIKGVSRFVQEYYIKTAGQLVMQDLRNDLFGHSLNLGMRYYSKTSSGTLMSRILNDVTVMQAAVAEVLVGLLREGLTLVALTLVAFYGDWQLTLMAFVVLPLAAWPASAIGKKIKQYTRSGQSAMGTLTQVLEQTFSGIKVIKAFGTEEREVGRFRDRNLFYYRFLRKVIKYDAASSPMMEIMSSFGVAAVLWFGLHRVMSGAMTQGELFSVIGAIMFMYTPAKRLSKMYNRIQQAIGAAERVFELLETPHEIVDRPGAKTLTNVRGEVRFDHISFSYGDEPILQDVSLTARQGEVVALVGPSGAGKSTIVSLLNRFYDPQSGAVLIDGQDIRDLTLDSLKAHIAMVDQETFLFNDSLANNIRYGRPEASDQEVAEAARQAYADQFIQTLPEGFETEIGDRGLRLSGGQRQRICIARAILKNAPILILDEATSALDTESEAMVQQALANLMQNRTTFVVAHRLSTILHADKIVVLEQGRVCEVGRHEELLAHGGLYKKLYDMQFQA from the coding sequence ATGAAGAGCAAGGGAACCCAGGTCTATCTGCGGCTGCTCGGCTATACCCGCACCTGCCGATGGCGAATCATCCTCTCCATGGTGGCCTCCCTCGGGGTGGCTGGATCGGATGCGGCCGCCGCCAAGCTGATTCAGCCCTTTATCGATCGCCTCGTCGTGGCAGGAGATGTCTCTCTGGTCAAACTGGTGCCTTTTTTTGTACTCGGATTGGCCACCATCAAAGGCGTTTCCCGTTTTGTGCAGGAATACTACATCAAGACAGCCGGTCAGCTGGTCATGCAGGATCTGCGCAACGATCTGTTCGGCCACTCCCTCAACCTGGGCATGCGCTACTACTCCAAAACCTCCTCAGGGACGTTGATGTCGCGCATTCTCAACGATGTGACGGTAATGCAGGCCGCTGTCGCCGAAGTGCTGGTTGGCCTTCTGCGCGAGGGGCTCACTCTGGTTGCCCTGACCCTGGTCGCCTTCTACGGCGACTGGCAACTCACCCTGATGGCTTTTGTTGTACTCCCCCTGGCGGCCTGGCCCGCCTCGGCCATTGGCAAAAAAATCAAGCAGTACACCCGCAGTGGTCAAAGTGCCATGGGTACCCTGACCCAGGTGCTGGAACAGACCTTCTCCGGCATCAAGGTCATCAAGGCTTTCGGCACCGAAGAGAGGGAAGTCGGCCGTTTTCGGGATCGCAACCTCTTCTATTACCGCTTCCTCCGTAAAGTCATCAAATATGACGCGGCTTCCTCACCCATGATGGAAATCATGTCTTCTTTCGGCGTGGCGGCGGTGCTCTGGTTCGGTCTGCACCGGGTCATGTCCGGGGCCATGACCCAGGGGGAACTCTTTTCCGTCATTGGGGCTATCATGTTCATGTACACCCCCGCCAAACGGCTGTCTAAAATGTACAACCGGATACAGCAGGCCATCGGCGCGGCAGAGCGGGTTTTTGAACTGCTGGAGACACCCCATGAGATCGTCGACCGTCCCGGTGCCAAGACTCTGACCAATGTCCGGGGAGAGGTGCGCTTTGATCATATATCCTTTTCTTATGGCGATGAACCGATCCTGCAAGATGTCAGCCTGACCGCCCGGCAGGGGGAAGTCGTGGCCCTGGTGGGGCCCAGCGGCGCCGGCAAGTCGACCATTGTTTCCCTGCTGAATCGCTTCTACGACCCCCAGTCCGGTGCCGTGCTGATTGACGGTCAGGACATTCGAGACCTGACCCTGGACAGCCTGAAGGCCCATATCGCCATGGTGGATCAGGAAACCTTCTTGTTCAACGATTCCCTGGCGAACAACATTCGTTACGGGCGCCCCGAGGCGTCTGACCAGGAAGTGGCCGAGGCGGCTCGGCAGGCCTATGCCGATCAGTTTATCCAGACATTGCCCGAAGGGTTTGAAACAGAGATCGGCGACCGCGGCCTGCGTCTTTCCGGCGGCCAGCGGCAACGCATCTGTATCGCCCGCGCCATTCTCAAGAATGCGCCCATTCTCATTCTTGACGAAGCGACCAGCGCCCTGGATACGGAAAGCGAAGCCATGGTACAGCAGGCCCTGGCCAACCTGATGCAAAACCGCACAACCTTTGTTGTGGCTCACCGACTTTCAACCATCCTGCATGCCGATAAAATCGTGGTGCTGGAGCAAGGTCGTGTCTGCGAAGTCGGTCGCCATGAAGAGTTGCTGGCCCATGGCGGATTGTATAAAAAACTTTACGATATGCAGTTTCAGGCCTGA
- a CDS encoding lysophospholipid acyltransferase family protein — MFKRVLDKLLLAVVPFAGAGLIRFLYWSLRIDMVGAEHPQGFWDRGEQVILSFWHDQLLLMACGYHGPGAKILISASKDGELIARTMAYFGQDAVRGSSSRGGRAAFRHLLSLAREPFDLVITPDGPRGPRHEVKEGVVQLARLSGRPVVPMAFAASRGHRFRSWDRFLLPYPFGRGVYSFGEPLIYEGDESIEVFGQRLQAAMEENDKKARAYLESCGVSAV, encoded by the coding sequence ATGTTCAAGCGCGTTCTCGACAAATTATTGCTGGCCGTGGTGCCTTTTGCGGGCGCCGGGCTGATCCGCTTTCTGTATTGGTCCCTTCGCATCGATATGGTAGGCGCGGAGCATCCCCAGGGTTTCTGGGATCGAGGGGAGCAGGTTATCCTCTCCTTCTGGCACGACCAACTGCTGCTTATGGCTTGTGGCTACCATGGACCGGGGGCCAAGATCCTCATCAGCGCCTCCAAAGATGGGGAACTGATCGCCCGTACTATGGCCTATTTCGGCCAGGATGCTGTGCGAGGTTCCTCCTCCCGCGGGGGGCGGGCGGCCTTTCGGCATCTGCTGAGCCTGGCCAGGGAGCCCTTTGATCTGGTCATTACCCCCGATGGTCCGCGTGGCCCGCGCCATGAGGTAAAAGAAGGGGTCGTCCAGTTGGCCCGCCTGAGCGGTCGCCCCGTCGTCCCCATGGCCTTTGCCGCCAGTCGGGGGCATCGTTTTCGCTCCTGGGACCGTTTTCTGCTGCCTTACCCTTTTGGCCGCGGCGTCTACTCATTTGGCGAACCTCTGATTTACGAGGGTGATGAATCGATCGAAGTCTTCGGACAGCGACTGCAGGCCGCCATGGAAGAAAATGACAAAAAAGCCCGTGCCTACTTGGAGAGCTGTGGTGTATCTGCTGTATGA